In Spirosoma sp. KUDC1026, the sequence CTTGGTTCGTGCAGAGGCTCAGTCGATACGGCCTCATTACGGTACTTACCGAAGAAAATGAGCTGCCACTGCCGCGACATATACAAGGCGGTCATACCCGACGAGACTAGCAACAGGACCGGTATGCCGTAGGCCAGCGAACCGGGCTGCTGCTCGGCCCAGGAGAATACACCACCTATCAGGGCTTCCTTCGACAAAAAACCGGATAGCAACGGCACTCCCGACAGAGCAGCCGCGCAGATGGTGTAGCCAATAAACGTCACCGGCATCGCCCGGCGAAGTCCGCCCATCTGCCGCATATCCTGCGAATGAACCGCGTGAATGATCGAACCGGCACTCAGGAATAAACCGGCTTTGAAGAACGCGTGGGTAAGCAAATGGAACAGCGCTTCGCTGACGTTACCCGTGCCCATACCCGCCACCATCATCCCAAGTTGCGAAACGGTGGAGAAAGCGAGTACCTTTTTGATATCCGTCTGGAATATGGCTGAATAGCCACCCCAAAGCGTAGTGATAGTCCCAATCACCGTAATGACAATCAGGGCGTCAGGCGACAACAGCGGATGAACACGCGCCAGCAGAAAAATACCGGCCGCTACCATTGTAGCCGCGTGAAGCAGCGCTGACACGGGTGTGGGGCCTTCCATGGCGTCGGGAAGCCAGGTCAGCAGCGGAAACTGCGCCGATTTTCCTACACATCCCATGAACAGGCAGAGCCCGATAACCGTAGCAGGTGCCGTTGCCAGATCGCCATCCAGCAGGACGCTCAGCTCGAACGTATCGTAATAGTAATACGTCAGAAAGATCCCCAGCAGGAAACCAATATCCCCTACCCGGTTCATCAGGAACGCTTTTTTGGCAGCCTGCCCGGCAGCGGGACGATCCGAATAAAAACCAATCAGCAGATAAGATGCTAACCCTACCAATTCCCAGAAGGCGTAGAGTACGATCAGATTTCCCGCCAGCACGATACCCAGCATGGCTCCCACAAAGAGCTGGAGACTGGAAAAATAGCGGGCTAGTTTGGGTTCGTCGTTGAGGTATTCGATTGAATAAAGCTGTACCAGCAGGGCAATGAAATGCACCAGTAGCAGCATGACTGCCGTCAATGTATCCAGCCGGAGACTAAAGTTAACG encodes:
- a CDS encoding NADH-quinone oxidoreductase subunit L, which translates into the protein MSHSLLVAILLLLPFAGFLTVASAGRRLAGGLALVFTGSGLVLSILVATSVPAQAETFSVNWAQLTNVPVNFSLRLDTLTAVMLLLVHFIALLVQLYSIEYLNDEPKLARYFSSLQLFVGAMLGIVLAGNLIVLYAFWELVGLASYLLIGFYSDRPAAGQAAKKAFLMNRVGDIGFLLGIFLTYYYYDTFELSVLLDGDLATAPATVIGLCLFMGCVGKSAQFPLLTWLPDAMEGPTPVSALLHAATMVAAGIFLLARVHPLLSPDALIVITVIGTITTLWGGYSAIFQTDIKKVLAFSTVSQLGMMVAGMGTGNVSEALFHLLTHAFFKAGLFLSAGSIIHAVHSQDMRQMGGLRRAMPVTFIGYTICAAALSGVPLLSGFLSKEALIGGVFSWAEQQPGSLAYGIPVLLLVSSGMTALYMSRQWQLIFFGKYRNEAVSTEPLHEPSWLMRGPVLVLAILSIAFWFSLNPVSAHSSWFLHLFSATESAEYVWLAPVSIALVLLGGWVGFRMKKVDTNRLVVRLSIEYGFLDILYTYAIINPSVRFAHWLNKTDQKVVDGTVNGTGVTTVVLAHLASGFDRFGVDGLVNGAAWLAGQLGKLTRSVQNGLVQSYITAAVVGLLLMLWWLL